A genomic region of Tsukamurella pulmonis contains the following coding sequences:
- a CDS encoding FmdB family zinc ribbon protein: MPTYEFRCSGCGPFDAVFSMREVPATTPCRCGAPARRGISAPRLGTGATGAMRLLDATKATAERPAVVSGPPGRSGGGGAPSDPRHARLPRP, translated from the coding sequence ATGCCTACCTATGAATTCCGCTGCAGCGGTTGCGGACCCTTCGACGCGGTGTTCAGCATGCGCGAGGTCCCCGCGACGACGCCGTGCCGGTGCGGCGCCCCGGCGCGTCGCGGCATCTCCGCTCCCCGGCTGGGCACCGGCGCGACCGGCGCGATGCGTCTGCTCGACGCCACCAAGGCCACCGCGGAGCGGCCCGCCGTCGTCTCGGGACCGCCCGGCCGGAGCGGGGGCGGCGGCGCACCGTCGGACCCCCGGCACGCGCGCCTGCCCCGCCCCTAG
- a CDS encoding HNH endonuclease, protein MPPKSTPPARTRKARIARRRARRVAAADNDLTGAQWEELLRLWGACAYCGGEGPFQKDCVLPISRGGRYTRDNVVPACRSCNASKCNAEVTGWMRRKKLDEKAFLQGHAEILMHLRLRDDDGAPTGEVGAPSAS, encoded by the coding sequence GTGCCCCCGAAGTCGACGCCGCCCGCGCGGACCCGCAAGGCCAGGATCGCCCGCCGCCGCGCCCGGCGCGTGGCCGCCGCCGACAACGATCTGACCGGCGCGCAGTGGGAGGAGTTGCTGCGGCTGTGGGGCGCGTGCGCGTACTGCGGGGGAGAGGGCCCCTTCCAGAAGGACTGCGTCCTTCCGATCTCCCGCGGCGGCCGCTACACCCGGGACAATGTGGTACCCGCGTGCCGTTCGTGCAATGCGAGCAAGTGCAACGCGGAGGTCACCGGGTGGATGCGCCGCAAGAAGCTCGACGAGAAGGCGTTCCTGCAGGGGCACGCCGAGATCCTGATGCATCTGCGCCTGCGCGACGACGACGGCGCACCGACCGGGGAGGTCGGCGCACCGTCGGCGTCCTGA